Genomic window (Candidatus Fusobacterium pullicola):
TCCAGTTACAGCAACTTGTGTAAGAGTTCCAGTAATGAATTCACACTCTGTATCTATTAACGTAGAGTTAGAGAATGATTTTGATATAGAAGAGGTAAAAAGAGAGTTGGCTCAAACTAATGGAGTGGTTCTATTAGATAGAGTAGCAGAGAATATCTATCCATTAGCTAATGATGCAACTGGAAAAGATGAGGTTTTCGTTGGAAGAGTAAGAAGAGATAACAGTGTAAAATATGGAATTAACCTATGGACAGTAGCTGACAATATAAGAAAAGGAGCAGCTACAAACGCAGTACAAATAGCTGAGTTATTTTCAAAAGGTATGTAGGAGGTTAGAATGAGCGTATTTACAGGGTCAGGAGTAGCACTAATTACTCCATTTACAAATGATGATAGAGTAGATTTTGAAAAGCTAGGGCAATTACTTGAGTATCATATAGAGAGTGGAACAGATGCAATAGTAATAAATGGAACTACTGGAGAGAGTGCAACTTTAACAGACGAGGAAAAAAATGAGATTGTAAGATTTACAGTTGAAAGAGTAAATAAAAGGATACCAGTTATAGCTGGAACAGGAGCAAACAACACAAGACATGCTATTGAACTTAGTAAAAAAGCTTGTGAATTAGGAGTAGATGGATTATTAGTAGTAACTCCTTACTATAATAAAGGAAATGAAAATGGGATATATGATCACTATAGACTTATAGCTGAAAGTGTAACTTGTCCAATAATCCTTTACAATGTACCATCAAGAACAGGAGTTAATCTATCTATAAATCTATTAAAAAGATTAGCAAAATTAGAGAATGTAGTAGCTATAAAAGAGGCTAGTGGAAATATTTCCTATGTTGGAGAGATAGCAAGAGAGGTACCAGAGCTAGATATATATTCAGGAAATGATGATATGACAATACCTCTTATGGCTTATGGAGGTGTTGGAGTAATATCGGTATCTGCTAATATTATTCCAAACGTTGTTCACAATATGTGTATGAGCTTTTTAGACCACGATATTGAGTTAGCAAAGACACTACAACTTCACTATAACGATTTAGTAGATTCTCTTTTCATAGAGGTAAATCCAATTCCTGTAAAGGAAGCTATGAACTATTTAGGATATGGAGTAGGAGCTTGTAGATTACCTTTAGGTGAGATGTATGAAGAGAATAGAAAAAAACTACATAGAGTATTGGACTCTCATGGGGTGAAAGCATGGAAGTAATAATACATGGAACTGGGGTAATGGGAAGTGTTGTAAAAGAGTGTGCTAAAAATCAAGGGATAGAGGTTACAGGTTTTGCTGATGAGCTATCAACTGAAAAGGGAGATGTAATAGTGGATTTCTCACATTACAGTAGATTGGACACTCTTTTAGATTATGCTGTGGATAGAGGATTACCATTAGTTATAGCTACAACTGGATATTCTGACGAAATATTAAAAAAGATAGAGAACTCAAGTAAAAAAATACCAATTCTTTTATCATCTAATATGTCATTGGGAATAAATCTGTTACAGGATATACTTGAAAAGATAACACCTATTCTATACCCAAATTATGATATAGAGTTAATTGAGAAACACCATAATAAAAAGATAGACTCTCCAAGTGGAACTGCTAAAACTCTTCTAGAAGTTATAAAAAAGAATATAGATGAGGTTATTGAAGAGAAATATGGAAGAGTTGGAATGGAGAAAAGAGAGAAAAATGAGATAGGAGTTCACTCACTAAGGGGGGGAACAATAGTAGGAGAGCATTCTGTTCTTTTCTGTGGAAATGATGAGATAATAGAATTAAAACATACAGCTTTATCAAAAAAAATATTTGCTGAAGGAGCTTTACAAGGAGCTAAGTTTATAGTTGGAAAAGAGTTTGGTCTCTATTCAATGAAAGATATATTTAATAGTTAAGGAGTGATAAAATGAGTAACAATTTAAATACAGCTGAGGAGTTAATAGCATATATAAAGAACTCTACTAAAAAAACACCAGTAAAGGCATATGTAAATGGAGATTTAACAGGGTTAGAAACTTCTGCTAAAGTTTTTAAAGGAGATAGCTCTTATATTATAATAGGAGATAATTCAGAAGTTGAGAGAATATTAGAAGAGTATAAAGATAGAATAACTGATTACTATATAGAAAATGATAGAAGAAATTCAGGAGTTCCTACTTTAGATATGAGAAATATAAATGCTAGAATAGAGCCGGGAGCAGTAATAAGAGATAAGGTAGCAATAGGGAATAACGCTGTTATTATGATGGGAGCTGTAATAAATATAGGAGCTATAATAGGAGATAACAGTATGATAGATATGGGAGCTATTCTAGGAGGAAGAGCTACTGTAGGAAAGAATTGTCATATAGGGGCAGGAGCTGTTTTAGCGGGAGTTATAGAGCCACCATCAGCTAAGCCAGTAGTTGTAGAAGATGGAGTTTTAATAGGAGCTAATGCTGTAGTAATAGAAGGAGTAAGAATAGGAGCTGGAGCTGTTGTAGGGGCAGGAGCTGTGGTAATAGAGGATGTACCAGCTGGAGCTGTTGTTACTGGAAATCCAGCTAGAATAGTAAAAAATGTAGATGAAAAAACATTAAGTAAGACACAATTAGTAGATGATTTAAGAAAATAATTTTAATTGAGCATCAAGATATAGGGGGAACAAAATGAGATTCAACAGTGTAGTAGAGAATTTACAATATTCATTAATAAGAGTTTTAAAAGATGAAGCTACTAAGTATCCAAACTCAATAGATTTAACAATAGGAGAGCCAGATTTAGTGACTCCTAAAGGAATAGTAGATAAAGTGATGGAGTATGGAAGAAATCATCAATTAAAATATGCTCTTTCTGGTGGTGGAGGAGAGATAGGTGGATTAGTAGCAAAACACTATAATAAAATATATGGGGGAAATTATACAGAAAAAAATGTAATAATGAATATTGGGGCATCAGAGGCTCTCTCTTCTGCACTTAGAAC
Coding sequences:
- the dapA gene encoding 4-hydroxy-tetrahydrodipicolinate synthase; translated protein: MSVFTGSGVALITPFTNDDRVDFEKLGQLLEYHIESGTDAIVINGTTGESATLTDEEKNEIVRFTVERVNKRIPVIAGTGANNTRHAIELSKKACELGVDGLLVVTPYYNKGNENGIYDHYRLIAESVTCPIILYNVPSRTGVNLSINLLKRLAKLENVVAIKEASGNISYVGEIAREVPELDIYSGNDDMTIPLMAYGGVGVISVSANIIPNVVHNMCMSFLDHDIELAKTLQLHYNDLVDSLFIEVNPIPVKEAMNYLGYGVGACRLPLGEMYEENRKKLHRVLDSHGVKAWK
- the dapB gene encoding 4-hydroxy-tetrahydrodipicolinate reductase → MEVIIHGTGVMGSVVKECAKNQGIEVTGFADELSTEKGDVIVDFSHYSRLDTLLDYAVDRGLPLVIATTGYSDEILKKIENSSKKIPILLSSNMSLGINLLQDILEKITPILYPNYDIELIEKHHNKKIDSPSGTAKTLLEVIKKNIDEVIEEKYGRVGMEKREKNEIGVHSLRGGTIVGEHSVLFCGNDEIIELKHTALSKKIFAEGALQGAKFIVGKEFGLYSMKDIFNS
- the dapD gene encoding 2,3,4,5-tetrahydropyridine-2,6-dicarboxylate N-acetyltransferase; translation: MSNNLNTAEELIAYIKNSTKKTPVKAYVNGDLTGLETSAKVFKGDSSYIIIGDNSEVERILEEYKDRITDYYIENDRRNSGVPTLDMRNINARIEPGAVIRDKVAIGNNAVIMMGAVINIGAIIGDNSMIDMGAILGGRATVGKNCHIGAGAVLAGVIEPPSAKPVVVEDGVLIGANAVVIEGVRIGAGAVVGAGAVVIEDVPAGAVVTGNPARIVKNVDEKTLSKTQLVDDLRK